In Saccopteryx bilineata isolate mSacBil1 chromosome X, mSacBil1_pri_phased_curated, whole genome shotgun sequence, the genomic window GATATATAATCATCtctcttttaatttattctttgccCCATTGGTTGTTTAGGAGAGcggtttttttaatttccatgtattaaaattttccagttttcctcttgttattaatttttagttttgtaccattgtggtcagaaatgATACTCAGTATAGTttaagtcttcttaaatttaacaCTTGTTTTGTGGCCAACCATATAGTGTATCCTACAAAATGTTTATGCATGCTTGAGAGGAATGTGTATATAGCtacttctgctttctttcttgaaTACCatttacttgaatttttttttacatcatttactttcagtctatgtatgtCTTTAAAGTTAAAATGAGCATCGAGTAAGCAACATATTGTTGGATCttgttttttaatctactcaaccatttcatttattttgattgtAGAATTTATATTTGCAGTAATTATTGATAAGTAAGGACTCACTAtggccatttattcattcattcatttttttgttcattcatttatttatgtgtttgctGATGTGTAGaaccattatttctttattcataacctgctgtcttttttatgtgtgttttgatGTCTTTGGGTATCAGTGTAATTTGACTTTTTCAAATCATGCTGTTTTGTGTAATTACTGGAGGTTTTTCCCTTGTAGTTAccatgaggccaacataaactATGGTAAAATTATTATATCCTATTTTAAACTGGTAACAACTTGACCTTCAACAGAAttcctaaattttattattttacttctccTACCCCTTATATTTTATGGTATTGacattacaatatatattttaatattgggTAACTAGTAACAGATTATTTAATTTAAGGTAATTgttattccatttgtttattaACTTTTACACTAGTGTTGTTAGTGAATTACATACCACCATTACCATATTACAGGATCTAATTTTGACTATGTATTTACTATTACCAGTGAGTTTTACACTGCCTTATGTTTTTTATGATATTAGCATCATTTTACTTCCATTCAAAGAATTCTCTTTAGAATTTCTTATAAGACAGATCTAGTGGTGATAAACTCAACTTTTTTGTTTATgaatgatttttatccttccttcatTACTGAAGGACAGTTTTGCTGGGTATAGATTTCTTAGCTAAGTcagttttctttcaatattttgaatataccATCCCATTTGCTCCTGGCTGAATCAGAAATCTGCCCATAGTGTAATGGAGATATACTTGGGTGTGACTTCTCGCTTTTCACTTTgtgctttcaaaaaaaaatttttaatttttatttattgattttagagagaggaagggagagagagacagaaacatcagtctgttcctgtatgtgccctgaacaggattAAACCTGtgtgtattaggatgatgctgtaaccaactgaactatctggtcagggcacaaaattCTTTGTCTTTGACATTTGACAATTTAATTATAACATGTCTCAGTGTAGCCCTATTTAGATTCAACCCTCTTGGGATTCTTTGGCTCTCATAAATCTGTATATCTATGCATTTCTCTTCCCTGGTTTGGGACTTTTTCAGCCATTATTGCTTTAAATATACTTTCTGACCCTTTGTcaccctcttttccttctggaaTTCCCCTAGTGTAGATGTTGTTTCTTATTATTGTGTCCTGTATGTTCTATcggctttattcattttttcattttcactagGTAATTTCAAATATCCCGTCTTCTAGTTCACCAATTCTTTATTCTGAATATTGAGTCTCATTTTGAAGCTCTGTATTGAATTATTCAGCTCAGTCACTGTATATTTTAGATCtacaatttctgtttttcaaattgtttatatttctttgctGAACTTCtcatttatgtattgttttcctaattttattGTCAGTGTCTGTTTACAGTTCactaatctttaaaaaaggaTTATTCTGAATTCTTTGTCTGATAGTTCATAGATCTCATAGATTTCCCATTGTTATAGGGTTAGTTGTTACAGTTTTAGTAGTGTCCTTTGGTAGTGTcacatttatttgatttttttatgatcCTTCATTCCTTTTGTTAGTGTCTATACATTTGTGTAAGTAGTATCCTCTTCCAGACTTTCCAGGTTTGCTTTGGAAGAAACAGTTTTTCATCAGGAAGCTCAGTTTGGATTCCTGGGTAATGTCCTTGGGCAGGTGGGCTTGCTATCTATCAGGGTCTATTTTTTAGGTATGTCCACTGCCTGAGCGCTGAGGTTGGGAGGTGTGTCCTGCTGGCTGAGTACAGTTGAGTAAGACTACTGGCATAGTTCCCTGCCTAAGTAAACACTGTAGGGTGGGCTCAATGGTTGCCTGGGTTCTCTGGTCAGGCTTCCTATATGTTCAGGAGTGGGACCTAAGCAGTAGGTAgggttttttattaatattatagaaTCTCAACTTTGGAAATCAGATTCTCCCTTCTCAAGATTTATTTTTACTACttgttctaattattttatgttgttttaaggactttttaactcattttgtAGTCTGTATTCCCTGTATGTGTGGCTACTGAAGTCTTGTTTCTATTATTGTTGGAAGCTAGTGGTCAGAGTTCTTTAAACTAACCCCCCCAATGGTATCCTAGTTTTTACAGATGGTTTCTCTGTGTTGGGGAAAATCTTCAACTTCTAGCCAGACAATACGCAATTCTACCATAACCCTTACTTCCTGTTTATGGGGAATCTGAAGATCAAAGGTGAGAGTTTAGAACCTTAGGTATTTCTTTAGAGCATGTGCCCAGCTCTAGATATGTGCTTGCCTTCTTGATTCCTAAGACTATATGGGAGTTTTTCAAGTCCTTATTCTCTGTATTTCCCAGTATTTCTTCCTAAGATTttcaatttgttcattatttaCCTCAACTGTTATCCCTTGTCTAGGTGGTAGAAGAtaatacatttaagtatttttaacaCCCCTCACCCCCATTGGTGGTTGCCTCCAACTTGGGAAAGTTCCAAATAAGGCAAAATGGAGGAAAGCCCTTTGTTATGGTTCTTCAGAAAACCAAAATACTGGACTAAACAATCTACCTCAATTCTTAGAATAAAGTCCATTTTGCTCCCTCTAGTACTAGAAACCTATACCTTGGAATGTAGAGTGTTTCCAAGATGCTACTGAGGATGAAATGGGATAAGGCTGGGTTAAGtaaaaagttttctattttcttttttgtttttgtctggttgCTATAAAGTTTAGTTTCCACAGTTCTGATGAAGTAGATTCTGAGagatttgcatatttatttgctgcttttgtggaagaatatatttgtcaAATTCCCTACATATTTTCATTGACATAATTTTATGCTTAgctttaaattaatttatgagTATATTAAAACCATTCCCTACAAATGCAAAAGGTTTAAGAATTGAAAATGTAGCAAGAAGTATGGTGATGATGGAAACAATGTAAACCAGGGTAGTCAACCCTttaatacctaccacccacttttgtatgttatatttttaaatgtattagtaacattttctaaccgcccaccggttccacagtaatggtgatttataaagttggggagtaactttataaaatttataaagcagagttatagcaagttaaagcatataataataattacttaccaagtactttatgttggatttttgctaagtttggcagaataaatctttataaaacaacttactatagttcaatctatctttttatttatactttggttgctctgctaccacccatcatgaaagctggaatgcccactagtaggcagtagggaccaggttgatgacCACTGATGTAAATGAAGGATCAGAATTCTTAACATTCCATGGTTCtttcttcaaatataattttaatagatagTGTATGTTGGTGGCCAGTATGTTGTACTTATAAGTTAAGAAAAATTGGGCTAACAAGAGCATTTTTCACCCTGAAGTATTCTGTTAGTGGAGGAGATCTGGtaggtatgtctgtgtgtgtgtgtgtgtgtgtgtgtgtatgtgtgtgtgtgtaaagatgaGTGACTATGAAGTTGGACATCAATAGATGTTATATATTACAGTCGTTTCCCCAAATATGTTTATCAAATTTTAATGTTTACAGAGGTGACTTGGACTAGGGATTAATTTAAAAGGTCACAGATAGTGAGATTCTAAGTTTCCCACTTTTTAAGTTAACCACCACAGTCTCATCTGTTTAATCTATGTATTAGGTATTTACGAAAATAAGGTTTCCATTgctaaaaaacttataaaaaaatcacaacatAGACTGATATACACAACAGATTGTAAATACCATTGGACTCTGGACAAAAAGAATCTCTTTGCCCTGGAGTGGAATTAGGGTTACACTAAATTAAATTAGGTTATCCCAGATTAAGAAATCCCCAGAGACAGGGCTGTAGGCACCATTGCTTTCTAATCCACAGAATTTAAGCACTTGGTAAATATCTACCAGGCTATGGAAGGAAATATGACCAGATAAACCTGTGGGACCAGATTATGGTGAATTTTGAAGtctaaaaaaagagaggaagtaaTAAAGTGATTAAAATTACTCTGAACAAAATGTCATCAAAGTTTAAAGAAATAGCAGGTGGTAAGACTTACAGCATAAAGAAAAGCATTATGAACATCAGCCAGAAAACTGATGTTTTGGTGAACTCAGTCTTAAAAAGCCCTCACTTTCAAGTATATACTTGATATATTTGGGAAAtggaatttaaatattaaacacattttttttagatttttattcatttttagagaaaggagagagagagagagagagagaaagagagagagagagagagagagagagagagagagaaggggagaggagcagcaagcatcaactcccatatgtaccttgaccaggcaagcccagggttttgaactggtaacctcagcattccaggttgacgctttatgccaccacaggtcaagcctaaaCACAATTATTGCCCTCAAAAAGCTTCAGGTATGTACAAAAGGCCTAGGGAGATGAATAGGTGATTTCCAGGAGGGTCAAGAAATGAAGAGCAGCTCTGGACTTTCTAGCTTGAACTTTTCTGAAATTCCTTAAGaatgtaaaaaaaggaaaagaagccagTCCATATGGCCACAGCCaagtatgaaattttaaaaacggAGTTATTATATGTGAGATTAGTGTTATCTTTAAGGATGAGGAATGAGGGAGCATTTCTGGGGTACTGGAAATGTCTTGATCTAGGTATTGGGTTTTACAGATATATTTAGGAATATGTAATTTACATGTTTTAGAAATCGCTCTTTTGTATAGTACTTTCTTATGATATTTTAGAGAGCTCTCAGAGGACTAATGCTTACAAAATAGATACTTAAGACAATTTATACTGAAAATTCCtccttaaatataataatttaaatttttatacgaTAAAAATCAAGTCATATTTACATTTGCTTGGCTAATGACAAATGACATCAGCTTTTGATTTTGAGGTAACTACACTTAAGAAACCTCCCTGTGGTTACAAGTGTTTCTATCTTGTGATTTCCTTCCTAATCTTCTGAATGTCAAGTGCAAGCTATTCTGCTAAGTAGGAAAAATCAGCTGCTTGATACCTGCAGACAATGTCATTCCCAGTACTTGACAAACTACCCTATTTCAGCAAGTTCAGTCTATCCCTGTGGAGCAAATACGCCATTTTGTGTCATGCCAGCATCATTCCAAAGTAGTACAGAAAGTTCTTTCTTGCTGAGAACACCCTGAGGTTATTACCAGataatttctgatttatttactgAGCAATATTCCCAAAGAAAAATAGTAACATAATTTTACCGTGTTAAAAAGACcataattaataaaaacttatgcAGCATTTTTATCAACTAATCATAATATAAATAACACATGGTAGGAGAAATCTCTTGggtttaaaaatagctttatttagCATACCAAAAACATAGAAACATAAGAAAAACCTTACCtagtataaacataaaaatagttaCATACCATAATTTAATGTAAACCAAgtgtttaaaaatgtgaaatattataacaaaaatacATGCTATTTACACAGAACCAAGTTAAAACATCCTCCACAGTTATCAGATCATCAATCTTGAAGTCATAATTAACAGTGAATCAAGCACAGCATCAGTATTAGTATTGttcaataggaaaaaagaaatcatctaaTTTACTTTAAATGGGTACAATTCATTGTTATATTTAAAGCAGGAAGGCAGATAGTCCTAGTTCTAGGATTCCAGACACAACCACTGCATGTGGAGGTTTGGAAACCATTCCACTGGAAAACCTACCATTAAgcccatttttccatttaaatGCAAACTGGATGATTCAATTTAGTTACTGCTTAAGAAAGGTACTAAATATATTcgcaaaaataaacatttattaaaaatgatcAAAAGTGAATGTAATATCAATCAGGTAAGAAAGCCAAAAGCATACAAATATATATCATTCCAGACAAGCCCctttaattataacaaatgttaAGAAACTCAGTTTATAAAACCAGATGGGGTAGcaaatgggtttttaaaattgtataaccCAGAGCAAAATCAAActaaaccaaccaaacaaacctAAGAGAATGCTTCTTGAAAAAAGCAGTAATTGGTTTATCCTGTTATCATGATGTCAGTGCTGCCAGGAGACCAGTGCTAGATGTCAGTTATCACTATGAAGTAAATGCTGTCTGTTTGACCAACAGTCTAAACAGCTGTGATCATTGATTAAGCATTTGGCTTTTGTTTCAAGGATCAACATTCATTCATATACTGCAATCCAGGTGTCTCTAAGAGGCAGAATTAAAGTCAATATCaggagtttaaaattaaaaataaagttgcaaGAATATAAACTTAGTAATAGAACATTCTGCTCCTTTGTCTAATATTGTAATTCTCAAACTTTTGGTCTCCAGAACTCCTTATACTCTTAAAATTTACTGGGGATCTAGATGCTGAAAAGCTTTTGTTTATGGAGGTTACACCTATCCATATTTGCcatattagaaaattaaactcaaaatttattaagtattcatttaaaatttaaaagtcctttatatattagcataaataatatttttaagaaaatagccatattttctaaaacagaaaaaaagatctGTGAGAAGatggcattgttttacattttcaacTATTTTGAGAGAGTGAAAAGACAAATATGTCTTTATATtataatgaaaatagttttgttttttttttaattttttatttatttatttttatttattcattttagagaggagagggagagacagacagagagagagagacagagagagagacagagagagagaagggggggaggagctggaagcatcaactcccatatgtgccttgaccaggcaagcccagggttttgaaccagcgacctcagcatttccaggttgacgctttatccactgcgccaccacaggtcaggccgaaaataGTTTTGATCTCACAGATCCCCTGAAAGGCTCCCAAGGACTCCCAGGAGTTGATAGGCCACACTtttgaaaattgctggtttaaTCTAAGGCCTGATATtaatgacctatttttttttccacaaaaggaaccttaattttcattttaaaataaaccaaaatatccACACAGAAACACATAAGTTACTGTATGAAACACTTCCACTTTAAGCTTTAACTAGAAGGCAAAGATCATCGTGTACTCATGAACAAATTCAAAACAATATTGTAATTTCTGCTGAGATCAGGgtcaaaatttattaatttttagtccATGAAAGCTACACAAAAACTGTTAACTaaatacacacattttatttacctttataGTATTTGCTTAATCCTGTTTGTGCTGACTTGGCTGTCATTGTCAACTTGGCACAGTCCTGGTACAGACCAGAAAATGACAGGAATTTAACTAAAAGTCCTGACCCTCAGATTAGGAACATGTTAGCCATTTATGGAGTAGTTTACTCTATTTCTATGTGAAACTTTTGATACATTTTAGGGAAATGGGAAAGTTCTCCCTTAAGCACAATAAAACCAATGCTATAATCTTACTGATAGATAACTCTTCACATCTTACAAATTACTTTCATGCACATCTCATCAGATCCTTTGAAGTCAGCAAAGAAGGGAAGCATGAATGATTTTACTGCTGTTTCAGAGTTAAGAAATTTGAGTTAGATATGGGTCTTTCCCAACATATCATGGCAACTATATTGCAAAAAGTGATTAGAATTCATGTCACCTGACTTCTAGTTCAGGATTCTCCCCAGCATTCCCTCTTCCTTTGGTTCCAGGGCAAGATTGAGGGAGGGGTCAGAGGGGATGGAGATGGAGGCAGCAGTGTATGGCACTTCTGAAATCTGGAGTCCATTACCTCATGCACTATTTTACCCTACATCAAGGAGGCTTAGGAGTGGCAGAGGCATCTTTCTGATGGATATAATGAATTTTCCACCAGTGCATATATATGGAACTTTATACAGAAAACAACagtcttactttttctttctcagccaGTTTATTTTGGCAATTCATTCATagcctgttttctctttttaagtgaaaaataaaaatcctgcagttaaaaaaatgtgatgaaaatacaaaatgagaTAGCAATAATAATGAGATTATCTAGGAAGCTACCATAACTACATTTATTGTGCACCTGGCACAACATAGACTTTGTAATCTTCCTCCACCAACTGGAGAGCAGTATAAAAATCACAGTTCTTAATTTAATGGAAAGTTGCCTCAATCATCTTGAGGCAAATACTTCAGTCTgtacaaaaacattaagaaaataaatttaagaattttattttaactaaatttttagGTGCTTGAAGATTCTGTGGTAGTAGGTGAGGGAATAGACAGTAGAGTAAAAGGCAATGAAAgagtgagaagaaaataaatgtcagcAAAGGAGAAATCTTTATCTATTCCCtgtcattaatatatatattaatatatattaatatatatatctaCTTTAGAAATTATTCTGTTGAAAGGAAAACCTCTCCACCAAGATATTAATATAAATAGCATGAGACTTTCAAAGACAGTAAGCAAACACTGTTTAATTGGGGGGGGGCAGTCACCATAAAAAATACTCCCTTCCTACAAAGCTAGCCAAATGCCACTAATGACAAATAATTTTCTTGCTATACACTATAAGCAAGTTATTGTTTACTGTGccttccctctgtctttctgAGATGTTCTGAAAATCAAGATGGactacatgtatttatttttattttaaggtaattGAAGGAAAAGTGTTAATAAAAGCCAGTAAGAATTAGAAAACATCCTAAATTcatcttattttcaaaatttaacaGCATACTGCTATCTGTTACACAAATTGATGGTGccatttcttccctccccccaatttTGGTAAGTAATATTCTCTTTACAGGTGATTTAGACAAAAGTTAATGGCTTTTTAAAAGAGTTGCACAAATGCTGGGCTAAtgtacacacatgtgtatatgcatatatgtatatatacatgaataTGCACACACAGATATATGTATAACTTATCACATTACATCTTCATGTTTTTCCCTCTTCACATTTCCCTTAGCTAAAATGAGCATGGATAATGATTTTATAGTAGGgaaaaaactaatgaaaaaatcagaaaacgtGAAGTGGTATGCCATCAGAGTCCAATAAAACAAGTCAATGCACATTTATGTAGTGGTAAAGTGCTAGAAAGTTCTTTCATTAGTATTCTAAAAACAATTATAGTAAAAAGAAGTTTGCAGTTTCACTTGATGGTGGTGACCACAGGCACCATAGCAATGGCACTGGCTGAGTTGGAGTTGATGATGTCCTCATACTCTGGGGGTGGATCTAAATGAGGTTCTGTTTCACTCCTCTGAAGGTTCACCTGGCCAGTGGCTTCCTCATAGGTTGGTGGAGGGTCACAGTTGGACAGGCGAGTGGAGACAGAATCTGAGCGCCCAACTACATATTCGAGAAAGCCTGGTGACATTCCACTGCTATCAAACACTTCATCTGGTGGGGGAGGTGTAGTAATAATATTAAGGTGCTGAGGGAAAGGAATGTGACCTTCAGTCACTGTCTGTCTGCGAGTTTTGTTTcttagaaaacatctccagattaggAAAATGACAAGGAGGATAATAAAGAGGCCAAAGATTAATGGAAAGGTAAGGTAAAATTGAAACCAGTCACTTCCTCTGTTACTCTCTCCTTGTTGTGCTTTTGTATAGGTGTTCCAAAactctttctgaaaataaaagacagaagaaatttaaaatcagtATGATCAAAAGATATGAAATATCAAATGAACAAATGTCTGGGTTCTATTAACATAATgaataaaaacccaaaaccagatTTCTTGGCTTAAATGACGTACAGCCTACATTTTCCATGACAAGAAATTACAATTAAACCATGGTGCTCACTCGGGATCCTCCCTAAAATAGTCAGAACATGAGTCTTTTTCAAGACTTggagttatttatattttcagctatgacatttttttttttttgcttacaaattttcaaaaaaaatctttcagttacagttgacataaaatattttattagtttcagatgtacaacatagcgatctgacatttatataacttacaaagtgatcaccccaataaggtTAGTACTGATCTGACCAACCACatacagttattataatattattggctatattctctatgctgtattttacattgcTGTCACTGTTTTTATAATGGAAATTTATACTTCTTGATCTCTTCATGTTTTTcatgcacccccacccccctcccatctggcagttTGTTCTCTAAATCCatgactttgtttctgttttgtttgttcatttatgttattttcagatttcacatataaatgaaatcatgtagtattcgtttttctctgacttatttcacttaggataataccttctaggtctatccatactgttataaatggcaagatttctttcctttttctggctgagtaatattccattgtatatgtatacCAATTCTTCATCTGTTTGTCCACTGATGTACATTTAGgatgcttccatatcttggttatagTAAATAAAggtgcaatgaacataggagtgcatataaaattttgaattagtgttctggatttttttcaaatacctagaagtggatatgctgggccatatggtagttctagtcttttTTTGAGGATTATTCATACTACTTTTCATAAGGGctgtaataatttataatttacatcTCCACAGTGTATGAGAGTCCCATTTTCTCCATATACTCTCCAACACTTCTCATTTCTTCCCactttgatgacagccattctaacaggtgtgaggtgatatcacattgtgctTTTCGTTTCCATTTCCTATTAACTCATGATATTGACTATCTGTTCACCTGCctgttggccatgtgtatgtcttctttgtaaaatgtctattcagatcctctgctcattttttaatcaggttttttgttgttgagatgCATGAATtcgtctatggccataccaccctgaacgcgcccgatctcgtctgatctcggaagctaagcagggtcgggcctggttagtacttggatgggagatgcatgaattctttatatattttgggtgtt contains:
- the PRRG1 gene encoding transmembrane gamma-carboxyglutamic acid protein 1, which translates into the protein MGRIFLTGEKANSVLKRYPRANGLFEEIRQGNIERECREERCTFEEAREAFENNEKTKEFWNTYTKAQQGESNRGSDWFQFYLTFPLIFGLFIILLVIFLIWRCFLRNKTRRQTVTEGHIPFPQHLNIITTPPPPDEVFDSSGMSPGFLEYVVGRSDSVSTRLSNCDPPPTYEEATGQVNLQRSETEPHLDPPPEYEDIINSNSASAIAMVPVVTTIK